Proteins from one Bacteroides zhangwenhongii genomic window:
- a CDS encoding M48 family metallopeptidase, which translates to MKRQITMIAFILLGMGMTASAQFGKKFNLGKALQAGKDVVSAVTLSDADIANMSKEYMEWMDTHNPLTKPDTEYGKRLEKLTGHIKEVDGLKLNFGVYEVVDINAFACGDGSVRICAGLMDVMTDEEVMAVVGHEIGHVVHTDSKDAMKNAYLRSAIKNAAGATSDKVAKLTDSELGAMAEALAGAQYSQKQEGEADDYGVEFCVKNGIDPYAMANSLTKLAKLSEGAEKPSYLQKMFSSHPDTMKRIERAKAKADTYAKK; encoded by the coding sequence ATGAAAAGACAAATTACTATGATCGCCTTTATCCTCTTAGGAATGGGTATGACAGCATCTGCACAGTTCGGCAAAAAGTTTAATTTAGGGAAAGCATTACAAGCCGGCAAAGACGTAGTATCAGCCGTAACATTATCTGATGCCGATATTGCCAACATGAGTAAGGAATACATGGAATGGATGGACACTCACAATCCATTGACCAAACCGGATACGGAATACGGCAAACGCCTGGAAAAACTGACCGGGCATATTAAAGAAGTAGACGGGCTAAAACTGAACTTCGGCGTATATGAAGTAGTAGATATCAATGCATTTGCCTGTGGTGACGGCAGTGTACGTATCTGTGCCGGACTAATGGATGTAATGACTGACGAAGAAGTCATGGCCGTAGTAGGTCACGAAATCGGTCATGTAGTTCATACCGATTCAAAAGACGCCATGAAGAACGCCTACCTTCGTTCGGCAATAAAGAATGCAGCCGGTGCTACCAGCGACAAGGTTGCCAAACTGACCGACTCTGAACTCGGAGCTATGGCCGAAGCATTGGCAGGTGCGCAATATTCACAAAAACAAGAAGGCGAAGCCGACGATTACGGTGTAGAGTTCTGTGTAAAGAATGGTATCGACCCTTATGCCATGGCTAATTCGCTGACCAAGCTGGCAAAACTCTCAGAAGGTGCAGAAAAGCCTTCTTATCTCCAAAAGATGTTCTCTTCACATCCCGATACAATGAAGCGAATCGAACGAGCCAAAGCAAAGGCAGATACTTATGCTAAAAAATAA
- a CDS encoding hemolysin family protein: MEFLIILFLLILNGIFAMYEIALVSSSKARLETLVAKGNKSARGVLKQLEEPEKFLSTIQIGITLIGIVSGAYGGVAIADDLVPLFSLIPGAEAYARNLAMITTVAVITYLSLIIGELVPKSIALSNPEKYAILFSPIMILLTKVSYPFVWLLSISTRLLNKLIGLKSEERPMTQEEIKMILHQSSEQGVIDKEETEMIRDVFRFSDKRANELMTHRRDLIILHPDDTREKVMKVIEEEHYSKYLLVDERKDEIIGVVSVKDIILMVGNQQKFNLREIARPPLFIPESLYANKVLELFKKNKNKFGVVVNEYGSTEGIITLHDLTESIFGDILEEDETEEEEIVTRQDGSMLVEASMNIDDFMEEMGILSYEDLKSEDFTTLGGLAMFLIGRIPKAGDIFTYKNLQFEVVDMDRGRVDKLLVIKREEE, from the coding sequence ATGGAATTTCTTATAATTCTTTTCTTACTCATACTGAATGGCATTTTTGCCATGTATGAAATTGCGCTGGTATCATCCAGCAAAGCACGTCTTGAAACACTTGTCGCTAAAGGTAACAAATCCGCACGCGGAGTTCTGAAACAGTTGGAAGAACCGGAAAAGTTCTTATCCACCATCCAGATAGGTATTACCCTGATCGGTATCGTATCCGGTGCGTATGGTGGAGTAGCCATTGCCGATGATCTCGTTCCTCTCTTCTCCCTTATTCCGGGAGCTGAAGCTTATGCGCGTAATCTTGCCATGATTACTACGGTAGCAGTCATTACCTATCTTTCTCTCATTATCGGAGAATTGGTCCCTAAATCCATTGCTCTTAGTAATCCGGAGAAATATGCCATCTTATTCAGTCCGATTATGATTCTGCTGACAAAAGTCTCCTACCCCTTTGTTTGGTTACTCAGTATATCCACCCGTTTGTTGAATAAGCTCATCGGTCTGAAAAGCGAAGAACGCCCTATGACACAGGAGGAGATTAAGATGATTCTTCACCAAAGCTCGGAACAGGGTGTGATTGACAAAGAGGAAACGGAAATGATACGTGATGTGTTCCGCTTCTCGGACAAGCGAGCCAATGAGTTGATGACACACCGCAGGGATCTCATTATCCTCCATCCGGATGATACGCGGGAAAAGGTAATGAAAGTGATCGAAGAGGAACATTACAGCAAATATCTATTGGTAGACGAACGGAAAGATGAGATTATCGGTGTAGTGTCCGTGAAAGATATTATCCTGATGGTCGGTAACCAGCAGAAATTTAACTTACGTGAAATAGCCCGTCCCCCTCTCTTTATTCCGGAAAGTTTGTATGCAAATAAAGTTTTAGAGCTATTTAAGAAGAACAAAAACAAGTTCGGAGTTGTTGTTAACGAGTATGGTAGTACGGAAGGTATTATCACACTGCACGACCTGACGGAAAGTATCTTCGGAGACATCCTTGAAGAGGACGAAACGGAAGAAGAAGAAATCGTCACAAGGCAGGATGGTTCGATGTTGGTAGAAGCTTCAATGAACATTGACGATTTTATGGAAGAGATGGGAATTTTATCATACGAAGACCTGAAATCCGAAGACTTCACAACTTTAGGCGGACTGGCAATGTTCCTGATTGGTCGTATCCCGAAAGCCGGAGACATCTTCACATACAAGAATCTGCAATTCGAAGTAGTGGATATGGATCGGGGACGAGTAGACAAACTACTTGTCATCAAACGGGAAGAGGAGTAA
- a CDS encoding copper resistance protein NlpE, with amino-acid sequence MKKVIMLAAVVAALASCQSKANKAAEAQADSLALAMTPITEMTEVYAGTLPAADGPGIDYVLTLNAATDGVDTTYTLDMTYLDAQGQGQNKTFTSNGKQQTIHKVVNKKPVTAVKLTPKSGEAPMYFVIVNDTTLRLVNDSLQEAVSDLNYDIIKVKQ; translated from the coding sequence ATGAAAAAAGTAATTATGTTAGCAGCCGTCGTAGCTGCTTTGGCATCTTGCCAATCAAAAGCCAACAAAGCCGCAGAGGCACAAGCAGACAGTCTTGCCCTCGCTATGACTCCGATTACCGAAATGACAGAAGTCTATGCCGGTACTCTTCCTGCTGCCGACGGTCCGGGTATCGATTATGTGTTAACCCTGAATGCTGCAACTGATGGTGTTGATACTACTTACACACTGGATATGACTTACCTGGACGCTCAAGGCCAAGGTCAGAACAAGACTTTCACTTCCAATGGAAAGCAACAGACAATACATAAGGTGGTAAACAAAAAACCTGTTACTGCAGTCAAATTAACCCCGAAAAGTGGTGAAGCTCCCATGTATTTCGTAATTGTGAATGATACAACTCTTCGATTGGTAAATGACAGTCTACAGGAAGCCGTTAGTGATTTGAATTATGACATCATTAAGGTAAAACAATAA
- a CDS encoding RagB/SusD family nutrient uptake outer membrane protein, whose amino-acid sequence MKIVNTIKAILLLSVVVTLPSCLDLDPQDQMSDANLWQTPNDYKLYANQFYEWTRDFSSAVYDGPHSDTRSDLMTSSSYNEYSKGINNIPVSDGNYTGAYTKIRYANILLQKAESYPNPTDIARYVAEAKFFRAYEYFDLLQLFGDVIVVTEPIDITDPKMNAPRDDRSKVVDLIIEDLKQAIPDLPKENAIATADKGRVSQGAAQAFLSRVALYEGTWQKFRTGDVTRINDLLDIAAESAWEVIDSKQYEIFKPAELGTDAYKYLFILEDVQSNPANIKKDKNKEYIFSRRHDEVIASIGKNITKNCFANVQWVTRKLAEMYLGADGLPIDNAQSTAGVDYSTPDNEYAKRDNRMTNTLMAPGRKYWNNNASHTTWTDADKAAFDNKDFYPTSGSGYNNQKWATERNVKDEYEGYDFPIIRYAEVLLNYAEAVFERNADAEGNIMDASKVDAALVYLNEVRQRVNPNMPGLTTSFATTHNLKMREEIRRERTVELFNEGFRIDDLKRWKTAETEMPENMLGVKWNTSGDWATWAGKWSPSYSLEDGCLLIETNRVWSNKNYLYPLPSDQRQLNPNIGQNPGW is encoded by the coding sequence ATGAAAATAGTAAATACAATAAAAGCTATATTGCTGCTTTCAGTAGTGGTGACTTTACCGTCTTGCCTTGATCTTGATCCGCAAGATCAAATGTCGGATGCAAATTTGTGGCAGACTCCAAATGATTATAAACTGTATGCTAATCAGTTTTATGAATGGACTCGTGATTTTTCGAGTGCCGTATATGATGGTCCTCATAGTGATACCCGTTCGGACTTGATGACTTCAAGTAGCTACAATGAATACAGTAAGGGAATTAATAATATTCCAGTGTCGGATGGAAATTATACGGGAGCTTATACAAAGATTCGTTATGCTAATATTTTGTTACAAAAAGCAGAAAGTTATCCTAACCCGACAGACATAGCACGCTATGTTGCTGAAGCTAAGTTCTTTCGTGCATACGAATATTTTGATTTACTTCAGTTATTTGGAGATGTAATTGTGGTGACTGAACCTATTGATATCACCGATCCGAAAATGAATGCCCCTCGTGATGATCGTTCGAAAGTGGTAGATCTGATCATTGAAGATTTGAAGCAAGCCATTCCTGATTTACCGAAAGAGAATGCTATTGCAACAGCTGATAAGGGACGTGTTTCACAGGGAGCTGCCCAGGCTTTTCTTTCTCGTGTGGCGTTGTATGAAGGTACATGGCAGAAATTTAGGACAGGGGATGTAACTCGAATCAATGATTTGCTTGATATTGCTGCTGAGTCTGCTTGGGAAGTAATTGATAGTAAGCAGTATGAAATATTTAAACCGGCAGAATTAGGTACAGATGCTTATAAATATCTATTTATTTTAGAAGATGTTCAGTCCAATCCGGCTAATATTAAGAAAGATAAAAATAAGGAATATATTTTTTCACGTCGTCATGATGAAGTGATTGCTTCAATCGGTAAGAATATTACTAAGAATTGTTTTGCCAATGTACAATGGGTAACTCGTAAATTGGCGGAAATGTATTTGGGAGCGGATGGACTTCCAATTGACAATGCGCAGTCGACTGCCGGTGTTGACTATTCTACTCCAGACAACGAGTATGCAAAACGTGATAACCGCATGACGAATACTTTAATGGCACCGGGACGGAAATATTGGAATAACAATGCTTCTCATACCACTTGGACAGATGCGGATAAAGCTGCTTTTGATAATAAAGATTTCTATCCGACTAGTGGTAGTGGATATAACAATCAAAAATGGGCAACGGAACGTAATGTGAAAGATGAATATGAAGGATATGACTTTCCGATTATTCGTTATGCTGAAGTGTTACTGAATTATGCCGAAGCGGTATTTGAGAGAAATGCGGATGCAGAAGGTAACATCATGGATGCTTCTAAAGTGGATGCAGCATTGGTATATTTGAATGAGGTTCGTCAACGTGTGAATCCGAATATGCCGGGACTCACTACTTCTTTTGCTACTACTCATAATCTGAAAATGCGTGAAGAGATTCGCCGGGAGCGTACAGTGGAACTTTTCAATGAGGGCTTCCGTATTGATGATTTGAAACGTTGGAAAACTGCTGAAACGGAAATGCCGGAGAATATGTTAGGCGTAAAATGGAACACGTCCGGTGATTGGGCAACGTGGGCCGGAAAATGGTCTCCTTCTTATTCGTTGGAAGATGGCTGTTTGCTTATCGAAACCAATCGTGTGTGGAGTAATAAAAATTATCTTTATCCACTGCCGTCAGACCAACGTCAGTTGAATCCTAATATCGGTCAGAATCCGGGATGGTAA
- a CDS encoding alginate lyase family protein has translation MRTKIYILSTMLALNLSACTDIEDGTTDIDSWPAINEYTLNHPCMLHTDADFTYVKSKLTQSPWSEGLAKLKDSGYSYSNYTPEAQEILGRMDKTNWSAAFPDWWNNYTYFYEDAAAAYQLALRWKLENDLACGQAAVRILNEWATTCKGLVRVKSLANDRTYDPNGEIADPNEYLISINVHQIVNAAEIMRTDETLFKKDELAAFQTMVKNVFYPAASDFLAHKESCKQHSWLNWDLAQMTSILSIGILCDDQDMINEAILYFKYGVGNGCIDNAVPFLHQDPDGHGMLGQGQESGRDQGHATLCVSLMGAFCQMAYNIGEDLFAYDGNKVLAMAEYTAKYNLWKDFDDTSSTSDEKFVYRKKDFPYTYYENCSWQCPELSSQEKNDKSRGEIRPCWALIYNHYKTKGLDAYYTKQFMDGMGVEGGGGHYGDTSGGFDQLGFGTLMYTRE, from the coding sequence ATGAGAACAAAAATATATATATTATCAACGATGCTTGCACTCAATTTGAGTGCATGCACCGATATCGAAGATGGTACCACTGATATTGATTCATGGCCAGCTATAAATGAATATACATTGAATCATCCTTGTATGCTTCATACGGATGCTGATTTTACTTATGTGAAGTCTAAATTAACTCAGTCTCCTTGGAGCGAAGGATTAGCTAAATTGAAAGATTCGGGATATTCCTATTCTAATTATACTCCTGAAGCACAAGAGATCTTGGGACGTATGGATAAAACGAATTGGTCTGCTGCTTTTCCTGATTGGTGGAATAATTATACTTATTTCTACGAAGATGCGGCAGCAGCTTACCAATTAGCCCTTCGCTGGAAACTAGAAAATGATTTAGCCTGTGGACAAGCTGCAGTTAGAATCTTGAATGAGTGGGCTACTACTTGCAAAGGACTTGTTCGTGTCAAGAGTCTTGCCAACGATAGAACGTATGATCCGAATGGAGAAATTGCCGACCCGAATGAATATTTGATTTCTATTAATGTTCATCAGATAGTAAATGCTGCAGAAATCATGCGTACAGACGAAACTCTTTTCAAGAAGGATGAACTGGCTGCATTTCAAACAATGGTAAAGAATGTTTTTTATCCGGCTGCTTCTGATTTTCTGGCTCATAAAGAAAGTTGCAAACAGCACAGTTGGTTAAATTGGGATTTGGCACAGATGACTTCTATTTTGTCTATTGGTATTCTTTGTGATGATCAGGATATGATTAATGAGGCTATTCTTTATTTTAAATATGGAGTAGGAAATGGTTGTATTGACAATGCAGTACCTTTTCTTCATCAAGATCCGGATGGTCATGGAATGTTAGGGCAAGGACAGGAGTCCGGTCGTGATCAGGGGCATGCAACGCTTTGTGTTTCTTTGATGGGAGCATTCTGCCAAATGGCATATAATATCGGTGAGGATTTGTTTGCTTATGATGGAAACAAGGTGCTTGCTATGGCTGAATATACGGCTAAATATAATTTGTGGAAAGACTTTGATGATACTTCTTCCACGTCAGATGAGAAGTTTGTGTATCGTAAAAAAGATTTCCCATATACCTATTATGAGAATTGTAGCTGGCAGTGCCCTGAACTTTCTTCTCAGGAAAAGAATGATAAATCGAGAGGTGAAATACGTCCTTGTTGGGCTTTGATTTATAATCATTATAAAACCAAAGGCTTGGATGCATATTATACCAAACAGTTTATGGATGGCATGGGTGTCGAAGGTGGTGGAGGACATTACGGAGACACAAGTGGTGGATTTGACCAATTAGGGTTTGGTACACTAATGTACACAAGAGAATAA
- a CDS encoding glycoside hydrolase family 43 protein, with translation MRKKILFLAGMMACCSLAGAQEISKTWVADKGNGTYQNPVLHADYSDPDVCAAGDDFYMTASSFNCIPGIPILHSNDLVNWSLVNYALPVQEPEEFFDKAQHGKGVWAPAIRFHNGEFYIYWGDPDYGIYMIKTKDPKGKWSKPVLVKAGKGMIDATPLWDEDGKVYLIHAYAGSRSGVNSILVICELNAEGTEVISDPVMVFDGNDGKNHTVEGPKLYKRNGYYYIFAPAGGVATGWQLVLRSKNIYGPYESKIVMAQGKTNINGPHQGGWVDTNTGESWFVHFQDKGAYGRVIHLNPMTWVNDWPVIGVDKDKDGCGEPVTTYKKPNVGKIYPIATPPESDEFNTRHLGVQWQWHANKKDTYGFTTDLGYIRLYAGSLSKEFVNFWEVPNLLMQKFPAEEFTATTKLTFTAKQDGEQTGIIVMGWDYSYLSIRKAGDQFILQQAVCKDAEQQNPEQIKELANIPVEHLKMPGVADNEWQTVYLQVKVRKGAVCTFAYSLDGKKYTTVGEPFTARQGKWIGAKVGVFCVTPNEGNRGWADVDWFRVN, from the coding sequence ATGCGTAAAAAGATTCTGTTTTTAGCAGGAATGATGGCTTGCTGTTCATTGGCAGGTGCACAAGAAATTTCTAAGACCTGGGTGGCTGATAAGGGAAATGGAACTTATCAGAACCCGGTTCTTCATGCAGACTATTCGGATCCGGATGTATGTGCAGCCGGAGATGATTTCTATATGACAGCATCCAGTTTTAATTGTATTCCCGGAATTCCTATTCTTCATTCCAATGACTTGGTGAATTGGTCGCTGGTAAACTATGCGTTACCAGTTCAGGAGCCGGAAGAATTCTTCGATAAGGCACAGCATGGTAAAGGCGTATGGGCACCGGCTATTCGTTTTCATAACGGGGAGTTCTACATTTACTGGGGTGATCCGGATTATGGAATCTATATGATTAAAACCAAAGACCCGAAAGGAAAATGGAGCAAGCCTGTATTGGTGAAAGCCGGGAAAGGTATGATTGATGCCACTCCTTTGTGGGACGAAGACGGAAAAGTATATCTGATACATGCTTATGCCGGAAGCCGTAGCGGAGTGAATAGTATTCTCGTTATTTGCGAACTGAATGCAGAGGGAACAGAAGTAATTTCCGATCCGGTGATGGTATTTGACGGAAATGATGGAAAGAACCATACGGTAGAAGGACCGAAGCTTTACAAACGCAACGGATACTACTATATTTTTGCTCCGGCAGGTGGGGTAGCAACCGGTTGGCAATTAGTACTTCGCTCGAAGAACATTTACGGCCCCTACGAATCGAAGATCGTAATGGCGCAAGGAAAGACAAATATCAACGGGCCTCATCAAGGCGGTTGGGTAGATACGAATACAGGAGAATCCTGGTTCGTTCATTTTCAAGATAAAGGAGCTTACGGACGCGTGATTCATCTGAATCCGATGACTTGGGTAAATGATTGGCCTGTAATCGGAGTAGACAAGGATAAAGATGGTTGCGGTGAACCGGTAACGACCTATAAGAAACCGAATGTAGGAAAGATATATCCGATAGCCACTCCGCCGGAGAGTGATGAATTCAATACCCGTCATTTGGGGGTACAATGGCAATGGCATGCCAATAAAAAAGACACTTACGGGTTCACGACTGACTTGGGGTATATTCGTCTTTATGCAGGTAGCCTCTCGAAAGAATTTGTGAACTTCTGGGAAGTTCCTAACTTGTTGATGCAAAAGTTTCCGGCTGAAGAGTTTACAGCTACGACCAAGTTGACATTTACTGCCAAGCAGGATGGGGAACAAACCGGAATCATTGTGATGGGATGGGATTATAGCTATCTCTCCATTCGTAAGGCGGGAGACCAGTTTATTCTGCAACAAGCAGTCTGCAAGGATGCGGAACAGCAAAATCCCGAACAGATAAAAGAATTGGCAAACATTCCGGTGGAACATCTGAAGATGCCGGGAGTAGCAGATAATGAGTGGCAAACAGTTTACTTGCAAGTAAAGGTTCGAAAAGGAGCCGTTTGTACATTCGCTTATAGTTTGGACGGAAAGAAATACACGACAGTGGGAGAGCCTTTCACAGCCCGACAAGGCAAATGGATCGGAGCCAAAGTTGGAGTATTTTGCGTAACTCCGAATGAGGGCAATCGTGGATGGGCAGATGTAGACTGGTTCAGAGTCAATTAA
- a CDS encoding glycoside hydrolase family 88 protein: MKKIVVGLAVVLGFCMCTHKPSGTLDVNKALDYCAKQTQRTLTELETDSGIDYTMMPRNIMADEQHWNCRKATKEEWCAGFWPGVLWYDYEYTKDKQVLEEAENFTHSLKFLSHIPAYDHDLGFLVFCSYGNGYRLTKNPAYKQVILDTADTLATLFNPIVGTILSWPREVEPRNWPHNTIMDNMINLEMLFWAAKNGGNPYLYDIAVSHADKTMKSQFRPDYTSYHVAVYDTITGNLIKGVTHQGYADSTMWARGQAWAIYGYTVVYRETKDPKYLDFAQKVTDVYLDRLPEDKVPYWDFDDPSIPNAPRDASAGAVVASALLELSTYLPNGTGKRYKDAAIEMLTSLSSDSYQSGESKPSFLLHSVGHWPNHSEIDASIIYADYYYIEALLRLKRLQEGYGVLG, from the coding sequence ATGAAAAAGATTGTAGTAGGTCTGGCTGTGGTGTTAGGTTTTTGTATGTGTACTCACAAGCCTTCCGGTACATTGGATGTGAATAAGGCATTGGACTATTGCGCAAAGCAGACACAACGTACACTTACGGAACTGGAAACAGATTCCGGAATTGACTATACGATGATGCCGCGTAATATCATGGCTGACGAACAACATTGGAATTGTCGTAAGGCGACGAAGGAGGAGTGGTGTGCTGGTTTTTGGCCGGGAGTACTTTGGTATGATTACGAATATACAAAAGATAAGCAAGTGTTGGAAGAAGCAGAGAATTTCACTCACTCATTGAAGTTTCTTTCTCATATTCCAGCTTACGATCACGATTTGGGATTTCTTGTATTTTGTAGCTATGGAAATGGTTACCGTCTGACTAAGAATCCGGCATATAAACAGGTGATATTGGACACTGCCGATACATTGGCTACCTTGTTCAATCCAATCGTAGGAACAATTCTTTCATGGCCTCGTGAGGTAGAACCGCGTAATTGGCCTCACAATACAATCATGGACAATATGATTAATCTGGAAATGCTTTTCTGGGCAGCTAAGAATGGTGGTAATCCTTATTTGTATGACATTGCCGTGTCTCATGCGGACAAAACGATGAAAAGCCAGTTCCGTCCTGATTATACTTCTTATCATGTGGCTGTATATGATACAATCACAGGCAATCTGATTAAAGGTGTTACTCACCAGGGATATGCCGATAGTACAATGTGGGCGCGTGGACAGGCATGGGCTATTTATGGATATACTGTGGTCTATCGTGAGACAAAAGATCCTAAATACTTGGATTTTGCTCAGAAGGTAACGGATGTTTATTTAGACAGACTCCCTGAGGATAAAGTTCCTTATTGGGATTTTGATGATCCGAGTATACCGAATGCTCCCCGTGATGCTTCGGCAGGAGCGGTGGTTGCTTCTGCTTTGCTCGAATTGTCTACCTACCTTCCTAATGGAACAGGAAAACGTTATAAGGATGCGGCAATCGAGATGTTGACGAGTCTCAGCTCCGACAGTTACCAGAGTGGTGAAAGCAAACCTTCTTTCTTGCTCCATAGTGTAGGGCACTGGCCGAATCACTCGGAAATAGACGCTTCTATCATTTATGCCGATTACTATTATATCGAAGCATTGTTGAGGTTGAAACGTCTGCAAGAAGGATACGGAGTGCTTGGATAA
- a CDS encoding Ig-like domain-containing protein yields MKYTLLSLGLVAVFSLSACDDGKVFGDGLDEKTLISEIELTNVENGKLTLAATVDYTDSLITYKYSPEQPSNPKVKWTSSNEKVATVSQDGLVHAVSAGKANIMITPEVGFGATALFELTVVPEFKPITDFEFTEADKAELFVSEERTLKPTILPADRTYSTITWKSSDTSIVTVTKDGVVRGIDGGEEGRTVTITAISLDRGGYEESFELKIIPIIYIDEIIFGTQADLLPGESMKLNFTTSPENATVASLDWSSSDPNVVEVSDQGVVTAKNYGEVTITATTTEKQKFTTTVKVPYGLMKYSFEETNKPWYANNAADKGEVKDGKYVLNMKLNNTRDKQRADLSLINGGKLSPDLSESEKSMKVYVNTDYSIVAIKFGSISFEKGKTDAKSYPTIKFDVVPKEGTGFGEYGNNANTFTGKLTKDGAEVIYYDIKNGTFKGSSLEEGTTELKTFQFKIEAPGASTSFYDVYWVRTFKTLDDLKAFVEQENKN; encoded by the coding sequence ATGAAATATACATTATTGAGTCTAGGCTTAGTGGCTGTTTTCTCATTGTCGGCATGTGATGACGGCAAGGTGTTTGGTGATGGGCTGGATGAAAAGACACTAATCTCCGAGATTGAATTGACCAATGTGGAGAATGGAAAATTAACATTGGCTGCAACTGTAGATTATACAGACTCTTTGATTACTTATAAATATTCTCCGGAACAACCGAGTAACCCTAAGGTTAAATGGACATCATCGAATGAAAAAGTAGCTACTGTGTCACAGGATGGACTTGTGCATGCTGTAAGTGCAGGTAAGGCAAATATTATGATTACTCCGGAAGTAGGCTTTGGTGCAACTGCTCTTTTTGAATTGACTGTTGTGCCTGAATTTAAGCCGATTACAGATTTTGAATTTACGGAAGCCGATAAGGCTGAGCTATTTGTTTCAGAAGAAAGGACATTGAAACCAACCATTCTTCCGGCAGACCGTACTTATTCGACGATAACATGGAAAAGTAGTGATACGTCTATTGTGACTGTAACGAAAGATGGTGTAGTGAGAGGTATTGATGGTGGAGAAGAAGGAAGAACTGTCACCATTACTGCTATTTCTTTGGATAGAGGAGGCTATGAGGAATCTTTTGAGCTAAAAATAATTCCGATAATTTATATTGATGAAATAATATTTGGAACACAAGCAGACTTGTTGCCGGGTGAGAGTATGAAACTGAACTTTACTACTTCTCCGGAGAATGCGACTGTAGCTTCTTTGGACTGGTCTAGTAGTGATCCGAATGTTGTAGAGGTAAGTGACCAAGGAGTTGTAACTGCCAAGAATTATGGTGAAGTTACTATTACAGCTACTACAACTGAGAAACAAAAGTTTACCACAACTGTGAAAGTACCTTATGGTCTGATGAAATATTCATTTGAAGAAACTAACAAACCTTGGTATGCAAACAATGCGGCTGATAAAGGTGAAGTTAAGGATGGAAAATATGTATTAAATATGAAACTAAATAATACACGAGATAAGCAACGTGCCGATTTAAGCCTCATAAACGGTGGTAAACTTTCACCTGATTTATCAGAATCGGAAAAGAGTATGAAGGTTTATGTTAATACAGATTATTCTATTGTTGCTATAAAATTTGGTAGTATTAGTTTTGAGAAGGGTAAAACTGATGCAAAAAGTTATCCTACTATAAAGTTTGATGTTGTACCTAAAGAGGGTACTGGTTTTGGTGAGTATGGAAATAATGCAAATACATTTACTGGAAAGCTTACGAAGGATGGAGCAGAGGTTATATATTATGATATCAAAAATGGTACATTTAAAGGTAGTTCGTTAGAGGAAGGAACGACCGAACTTAAAACTTTCCAATTTAAAATAGAAGCTCCTGGAGCTAGTACATCTTTCTATGATGTATATTGGGTTCGTACCTTTAAGACGTTAGATGATTTGAAAGCTTTTGTTGAACAAGAAAATAAGAATTGA